In the Streptomyces sp. WMMC940 genome, ACCGGGGGGAGGTCCACCGGCTGCACCCGCTGGCGGAGGAGGGGCTGCCCGGTAGCGGCAGCCGCCGGCTCAGCCTGGGCCTCTACGGCCGGGAGCACCACTACTACGGATCACCTCCGGCCGTCGACATCGCCGAGGAGGTCTTCCAGGCCAGCAGCGAGCTGTGCCTGGACGCGGTCCGGGCGACCGGGGCGGACCGTACGGCCAGGGCGCATCTCGCGGTGCGGGTGATGCGGTCCTGCCTGGGCTCGCTGGGGCGGCGCCAGCGCGAGCGGGTCTGGCGGCTGCACTGGGGCCACTGGACCGGCGTCCTCGCCGGGGACCCGGCCTCGCTCCGGGAGACGGAGCGGATCGCCGAACGATGGCCGGCGGATCCACGACCGCCCGCCGGTGCCGGGCCCGCCTCCGCCAGGGCCGCCGCCGGTGCCGCCGTCGCGTTGCCGGTCGCCTCCTCTGGCGATGCCAAGTCCCTTTCCGCGCTTCCCGCCGCCGCCGACGCGCTGGGCCGCGACCTCGCGGACGGCGTGCGGCGTGCCTTGGCCGTCGACCCCGCCGCCGTCGCCTCGCGGCTGCTGCTGATGCAGCTGCACATGACGCTCAACCGGCTCGGCTTCCTCCCCCTCGAAGAGGCCGTGCTCGGGCGGGTGGCGGCGCGGGCGGAGCGTTCCGCTTCCCCCTCGCCCCCTCCGGCGCTTCCCGGTGCGTCCCCCGGCACCAACGCCCCTTAGCGGGCCCCGAGACCCGGCGCACGACAGGGCGCCGTGGCGGCCCCGTCCGGGGCCGCAGCGTGAAGATCACGAAAGGAACAGCGTGATGAGCGAACTCGATCTGCGCATCGAGCACGAGGACCCCGAGATCGAGGTGCTCCCCGACACCCGTTCCGCGGGCTCCTGCGCCGGTTGCGCCAGCACGGCAGGGTCCTTCTCCTGCCCGGCGGGCTCCATCGGCAGTGTCGGCTCGGCCAGCAGCGCCGGCTGACACGGATCGCCCGCGTCGGGTCCGCACGGACCCCACCGCGGCTCCGGAGCCCCGGAGCCGCGCCACCCTCGACACGACAGGAGACCGCAATGAACGACCTCGACCTGCGTCTGGACCAGGAGATGCCCGAACTGGAGGTGCTCCCCGAGGAGTACTCGGCCGGGAACGTGTCCTGCGCCGCCACCGTCGGCTCCGGTTCCTGCCCGGCCATGACCTGGGGGACCGCGAGCACCCTGAGCTCCAAGTAGCCCGCCCCACCACGGCGGGCCGGATCACGGGATCCCGGTCCGCCCCCAGCAGACGAGCCGGCGGACACGCCGGTCACACGAGCAACGAGCAAGGAGACGCATGGACAGGTTGCCCGACACCGACGTACTGGAACTCGTGCTGGAGCGTGAACTCCCCGAGCTGGAGGTGCTGCCGGCCGGGTACGCCCCAGGCAGCACCCTCGGCAGCGCGGGAAGCATCAGTTGCGCGTCCTGCCCCGCCGCCTCGATCAGCAGCGCGTCGACCGCCAGCAGCCACTGAGCGAGCCGACGGCACGGCGACGGACCGGGGCCGCTCGCCGCCCCGACGAGCAGCGGCGGTTCCGAGACCCGCCACCGTCGGCCTCCGCCGGCGGACACCCACACGGAACTTCTTACAGGAGGAGAACATGAACGACATCACCCCGACTTCCGCCCCGGTACTCGACCTGCGCCTCGATCAGGAGGCGCCGGAACTGGAGGTGCTGCCGGCGGCCCACTCGCCCGGCAGCACCGTCGGCTGCGCCGCAACCGGCAGCTCCATCTCCACGCCGTCGGGATGCTTCAGCAGCGCGGGCACGGCGAGCAGCGTGTGAGCGCGTGCCATCCCGCGGGCCGCTGACGGACGGCCGGTGAACGGGCCCGCGCCCGGCACCTGAGTACGTCCCGGCCGCCGGGGCGGCCGACCCGGCCCTCATGGGCACGGGCCGGCCGCCCCTCCCGGGCTCCGCTGCCGATGCGGGGGACCCACGGCCGGCCCGGCGCGCGCCACGCTCCCCGCCATCGCGCCGGGCCGGTCTCCGCCTCTTCCGTGCCTCCTGTTGCCTACGTCGAAGCTCTGAAGACGGGCCGGGTACTCGAAGTTCCGTCCGTGGTGCGCGAGTGCCAGGCGGTCTACGATCACGCCTTGGGGGACGCGCTCTCGCACCGCGAGTCCCTGGCTCTGATCAGGTCCGTCGCGGAGGAGTACGAGCATGCGCAGCAATGAGCAGGTCGTCCCCGACCCCGCCCTCATGTGGCGCAAGTCCAGCCACAGCGGCGGCAGCAGCGGCGACTGCCTCGAGGTCAACGACTCCTGCGCCGCCCGCGTCCCCGTCCGGGACAGCAAGAACCCGGACGGCCCCGCCGTCGTGTTCGGCCCGTTGGCCTGGACGGCCTTCGTCGGCTCTCTCAAGGCGCGCCTGATCGACCCTGTGTGACCGCGGTTGTCGTTGCTGTGATTCGCGGGCGGGAAGCGGAAAGCCGCTGGTGCCTCGCTTTGTCGACAAGGGAACTGGCCTCAGGCGGGCGGTAGTTCCTGTCTTACGTCACAGTTATACGCCCCGCCTCGGTCAACTGGCCCTATTTCGGGCATCGCACGCGCAATGAAACTTGACGCGTCCGCGGAAACTGGGAAGGCTGGCGCGCGGCATGCGTACCTGTGGGGCGGGTGTGAGCGGGGAAGCGGAAGCGCAGCCCTGAGCGGTCACCGCCCCTGACGCTGCACTACAAACGAATCAGCTACTGGGGGTAGCAACAGATGACCAAGAAGACGCGGGTTCGCGTCGCGCGGATAGCCGCCGGCGCGGTGATCGCCGCCGGTGCTTCCCTGACCGCCGCGGGCGCGGCGCAGGCCCTCGGCGTCGGTGACCTGACCGCAAGCGCCGAGGTGACGCAGGAGGGTGCTGAGATCGGTCTCGGTATCCGTGACGGCGAGGACGTCGGCGGCACTCTCGGTGGAGTTGACGCTGGTGTCGAGGGTGGCACCACTGACGGTGGCACGACCGATGGTGGTACGACCGACGGTGGTACGACCGACGGTGGTACGACCGATGGTGGCACGACCGACGGTGGCACGACCGACGGCGGCACCACTGACGGCGGCACCACTGACGGTGGTACGACCGACGGTGGCGTGACCATCGGCGGCGCGATCGACGGTGGTACGACCGACGGCGGGACCACTGACGGTGGTACGACCGACGGTGGTAACGCCAACTCCGGCGGCAACGCCAACTCGGGCGGCAACGCCAACTCGGGCGGCAACGGCAACTCCGGCGGCAACGCCACCGGCGGTGACCAGGGCGGTTCCACCGAGGGCTCCGCGACGACCGGCGGTTCTTCCGCCTCCGGCGGTTCTTCCACCTCCGGCGGTTCTTCCACCACCGGCGGTTCCGCCGCGACCGGTGGCGGCGACGGCGGCTCCGACGGTTGCACCGTGAGCGTCGAGGGTGCGGAGTGCGCCGACAACACCGACACCGACTCCGCCGGCTCCCAGCCGGTCGAGCAGGGTGAGGCCAAGGAGGAGCTGGCCGAGACCGGCGCCGCCGAGACCACGTTCCTGCTGGTCGGTGCCGCGACGATGATCGCCGGTGGCATCGGCTTCCGCATGCTGCCCCGCCTCGTCAGTGGCCGGGCCGCGGTCTGATCGGGCCGCCCCTGTTCCACGCGATCGGGTGTGACGCACGGTAGTGATTCGTCACAGCTTGCGACAGGGGCCCGGAGAGTCGACGGACTCTCCGGGCCCCTGTGCGTTTCTGTCTGTTCCCGTGCGGTTTCGGTGCCTGGTCCGGCTTCGGTCGGCCCGTCAGGCCGTCTGGTGCGCCAGGAGTGCAAGCGCCGCCACGAGGACCACCAGCAGCGCCACCAGCGCCGCAGGGTTCAGGCCCGCGAAGGGGCCCTGCTGCAGGCGCTCGCGACTGGCCCGGCAGACGGGGCAGCGGCCCTCCGCGACGGGCGCGGCGCAGTTGGCGCACACCAGTCGGTCGTAGGTCATGCGCTCTCCTCCTCCCGCGCGGCGGAGCCGCCGGCGGAGTCCGTTCTTCCGGCGTTCCTCGGTGGTTCTCCGCGTGTCTCTCCGCGCAACGCTCCGGGAACCGCATCCGTTCCCGGTACCACTGTGCCAGCTCGCGAGCGATTCGGCGCGCCCCGTCGGGTTACACCCGTTCCGGGAGGCTTGGGTGCGCGGCAAGCGAGGGGTGTCTATCCGACAAATCGCGCAACTCCGGGCGGTGACTGCACGCGCCATCCTCGTTCGCGTATGGTCACGCACACATACTCCCGGCCGACCGTGGTGCACTCGTGATCCGATTCGACAACGTCTCCAAGAGCTATCCCAAGCAGAACCGACCAGCCCTGCGCGACGTCTCCCTGGAGATCGAGAAGGGGGAGTTCGTCTTCCTCGTGGGCTCGTCCGGTTCCGGCAAGTCGACCTTCCTGCGGCTGATCCTCCGCGAGGAGCGCACCAGCCACGGCCAGGTGCACGTCCTCGGAAAGGACCTCGCGCGCCTGTCCAACTGGAAGGTGCCCCACATGCGCCGGCAGCTCGGCACCGTCTTCCAGGACTTCCGTCTGCTGCCGAACAAGACCGTCGCCGAGAACGTGGCCTTCGCGCAGGAGGTCATCGGCAAGCCGCGCGGTGAGATCCGCAAGGCCGTTCCCCAGGTCCTCGACCTGGTCGGTCTCGGCGGCAAGGAGGACCGGATGCCCGGTGAGCTCTCCGGTGGTGAGCAGCAGCGCGTGGCGATCGCCCGGGCCTTCGTCAACCGCCCCATGCTGCTGATCGCGGACGAGCCGACCGGCAATCTCGACCCCCAGACCTCCGTCGGCATCATGAAGCTGCTGGACCGGATCAACAGGACCGGCACCACGGTGGTGATGGCGACCCACGACCAGAACATCGTCGACCAGATGCGCAAGCGCGTCATCGAGCTCGAACAGGGCAGGCTCGTACGCGACCAGGCGCGCGGTGTCTACGGCTACCAGCACTGAGCAGGTACTGAGCAGGTAGAGGAAAGGCTGAAACACTCGCCATGCGCGCCCAGTTCGTACTGTCGGAGATCGGCGTCGGTCTCCGCCGCAATCTGACGATGACCTTCGCGGTGATCGTCTCCGTGGCCCTGTCGCTCGCCCTCTTCGGTGGCGCCCTGCTCATGCGTGAACAGGTCAGCACCATGAAGGACTTCTGGTACGACAAGGTCAACGTCTCCATCTACCTCTGCAACAAGAACGACGCGGAGACGGACGAGAAGTGCTCGAAGGGTGCCGTCACCGCCGAGCAGCGGGACCAGATCAAGTCCGACCTCGAAGAGATGAACATCGTCGAGGAGGTCCACCACGAGTCCGCCGACGAGGCCTACAAGCACTACCGCGAGCAGTACAGCGACACGGCCATCGCCACCGTCATCACGCCGGACCAGATGCAGGAGTCGTTCCGGGTCAAGCTGAAGGACCCGGAGAAGTACAAGGTCGTGGCGACCGCCTTCGCCGGCCGTGACGGCGTCCAGTCCATCCAGGACCAGCGCGGCATCCTGGAGAACCTCTTCAACATGATGCGGGGCATGAACGTCGCCGCCCTCTTCATCATGGGACTGATGCTGGTCATCGCGCTGATGCTGATCGTCAACACCGTGCGGGTGTCGGCGTTCAGCCGCCGGCGTGAGACGGGGATCATGCGTCTCGTGGGAGCGTCCAGCTTCTACATCCAGATGCCGTTCATCATGGAGGCCGCCTTCGCCGGCCTGCTCGGCGGTCTGGTCGCCTGCGTGATGCTCCTGGTCGGCCGGTACTTCCTCATCGACGGCGGGCTGGCCCTCTCCGAGAAGATGCCGCTGGTCAACTTCATCGGCTGGGACGCCGTGATAGCGGTACTGCCGCTCGTCCTCGTGATCGGGCTTCTGATGCCCTCCATGGCCGCTTTCATCGCGTTGCGCAAGTACCTGAAGGTGTGACGAGCGCCCCGGGCGCCGTACGGGTCAACGACCCTACGGCGCCCTTCGCTTGTCCTAGAGTGGGCGCCATGTTGGGCCCCGGATCACCCAAGGTGCCCCGTGGCCTGCGCCACGGGGCGGTCCTGACGCTGGTGTTCGCCGGCGCCCTCGTCACCGGTTCCGCGACGGGGCTGCTGCCCATCGATGACGTCGAGCCGCCGGAGCCCCGCGTGCGGGCCGCCGCCGCCACGGTCGACCGCGACGAGATCGCGCGGGCCGCCGCCGAGGCCGCCGCGGACGGCAAGTCCGGCGCCAAGGCGGCGGAAGAGGTAGTGAGCCGCAGCGGGGACCGCTGGGGCGCGGTGTACGACAAGGGCGAGTACGAGGAGTTCGCGCGCGCCCTCGACGGCTCGTACACCGGCGTCGGCCTGTGGGCCAGGCGCGGCGCCGACGGCCGGGTCGAGGTCGCCCGCCTGCAGCGCGGCGGTCCCGCCGAGAGGGCCGGCGTCCGCGTCGGCGACCAGCTGCGCACGGTCGACGGCGCCCGGATAGACGGCCGGCCCGTCAGCGAGGTCGTCCGGCTGCTGCGCGGTGACGGCAAGAGCGCCGGCGCCGGCTCGTCCGTCGTGCTCGGTCTCCAGCGCGGTGACCGCACCTGGGACCGGACGCTGCAGCGGGCCCGGCTCGCCACCGAGGCGGTCACCGTCCGCAGGCTGGGCGGCGAGGCCGTGCTGATCAAGGTCGCGGCCTTCACCAAGGGCACCGGGGAGCGGGTGCGGCAGGCGGTGGATTCGGCTCCCGAGGGCGCCGGGGTCCTGCTGGACCTGCGGGGCAACGGCGGCGGGCTGGTCTCCGAGGCCGTCACTGCGGCGTCCGCCTTCCTGGACGGCGGGCTGGTCGCCACGTACGACGTGCGCGGTGAGCAGAAGGCCCTCTACGCCCGGCCCGGGGGGGACACCGGGCGGCCCGTCGTCGCCCTCGTGGACGGCGGCACGATGAGCGCGGCCGAGCTGGTCACGGGCGCCCTCAAGGACCGGGGCCGCGCCGTCACCGTGGGCGCCCGCACCTTCGGCAAGGGGTCGGTGCAGATGCCGGAGCGACTGCCCGACGGCTCCGTCGCGGAGCTCACCGTCGGTCACTACCGCACCCCGTCCGGTCACGACGTCGACGGCCGGGGCATCACCCCGGACCTGGCCGTGAGCGAGCGGGCCGAGGAGCGGGCGCAGACGGTATTGAGTGGCCTCGGGGCGGGGTCGTAGTGCGAAAATGACCGCACTATGGCTAAGGAAAAAGGGCGCAAGCTGATCGCGCAGAACAAGAAGGCGCGGCACGACTACCACATCCTCGACACCTACGAGTGCGGTCTCGTGCTGATGGGTACCGAGGTGAAGTCGCTGCGTCAGGGGCGTGCCTCGCTGGCGGACGGGTTCGTCCAGATCGACGACCACGAGGCGTGGCTGCACAACGTCCACGTGCCGGAGTACAGCCAGGGCACCTGGACCAACCACAGCGCCCGGCGGAAGCGGAAGCTGCTGCTGCACCGGGTGGAGATCGACAAGCTGGAGTCGAAGTCCCAGGAGACGGGTCACACGATCGTCCCGCTCGCCCTGTACTTCAAGGACGGCCGGGCCAAGGTCGAGATCGCCCTCGCGAAGGGCAAGAAGGAGTACGACAAGCGGCAGACCCTGCGGGAGAAGCAGGACCGCCGCGAGGCCGACCGGGCGATGTCCGCGGCGCGCCGGCGGCAGCGGGCCTGAGCCGGACGCGCGGAATACGCTGGCACGGTCGTGCGTTGGTCACGTACGATGGCTCCTGCCCTCCTCGAGGGGGCAGGTTTGAAAAATCAACATGGGGATGATCGGTTTCGACAGCGGCTGTCGAAGCAGGGGAAGCGTGTCGAGGAAGCGGCAATGATCTCGTAAACCATATGTCGCAACCAATAATCGCCAACACCAAGCGCGATTCCTTCGCCCTCGCTGCCTGAGTAGCGACTCGCGAAGTGTCAGCCCGGGGCTGTTCCCGACCCGGATCCTGGCATCAGCTAGGGAACTAAACCTCTAGGCCCGGTCACGGGGTGTAGAGGGAAAACAAACAGTGGCTGAGCCCGTCGGAGACTTGTCCGCGTGATCTCCGGGGCCGAGAAAATCGCAGCGGACTGCACACGGAGAAGCCCTGATTCCGCACCGTTGGACGCGGGTTCGATTCCCGCCATCTCCACCAGTGGAACATCCGGGGGCTCGCCCCCGGACACCGCACCCCATGTGGGCGAGGCCCGGCTGTCACGACAGCCGGGCCTTCGTCATGCGGGCCGGCAGCAGCGCCAGCGCCAGTGCCAGGGCGGCCGCAGTGACGGGGATCGCGTAGCCGTGGACGGCGCCCACGTGCTCCACCGTCCAGCCCCCCGCCGCCGAACCGGCCGCGATCCCGCCGAGCAGCGCCGTCACGGCCAGGGTCATGCCCTCGTTCAGCTGCCCCGCCGGGGTGATGCGCTGGATCGTGGTCATGCCGGTCACCATGGTCGGCGCCGTCGCCATGCCGGCGAGCAGAAGCGCGCCCGCCAGCGCGAGCAGGGAGCCCGTGCCGGCCGCCGCGAGCAGCGGCAGCGCCATGAGGAGCGTCATCGCGGCCAGCCAGGTCCGCAGCCGGGCCGTACGGCGGACCCGGCCGTGGACGAGGCCCGCGAGGAACGAGCCGGCGGCCTGGAGGGCCAGCACCGCACCCGCCGCCGGACCGTCCACGAAGGCGATCGTGACGACCTCCATCGAGCCGAAGACGGCTCCCGTGGCGAGGAAGACGGCGAGCATCGGCGCCATGCCGGGCGTGCGCAGCGGGGAGCGGGGCTTCACGCTCCTGTCCGACACGGGTGGCTCGGTGGACCGCTGGGCCGCGAACAGGACCACGCCCGTCAGCAGCAGCCCCGCGCCGACCAGGGTCCCGGCCTCAGGGAAGAGCCCAGCGCAGAGCCAGGCGGCGAGCACCGGACCGAGCATGAAGCACAGCTCGTCGGCGGCCTGCTCGAAGGAGTTCGCGGTGTGCCGGGCGGCCGGGTCGCCCTTCAGCAGGTGGGCCCAGCGGGCCCGGGACATCCCGCCGGTGTTGGGCGTCGTGGCGGTCGCGGCGTGTGCGACGAAGAGCGTCCAGTCGGGGGCTCCGTGACGGACGCACAGCACCAGGGCGAGCGAGCCGAGCACGGCCAGCACGGTGGCGGGGACGGCGACGCGGGCCTGGCCGTACCGGTCGACCAGCCGTGCCGTCCACGGGGCGACGAGCGCGGTCGCGGCCAGGCCGGTCGCCGTGACGGCGCCGGCGAGGGCGTACGAGCCGCGCTGCCCGGCGATCATGATCACGGCGCTGACGCCGAACATGCCCATGGGCAGCCGGGCGAGGAGGTTCCCGGCGGTGAAGGCCCGGGCCCCGGGCACGGCGAAGAGCCGGCGGTACGGGCCCGGTGGACGGGAGCGTCCGGGCTCCCCGCCCCGGGACGCCAGGACCAGGGTCCCGCCGGACGTGGTCATCTGCGGTGAGGTCGACTGCGGCATGGCTCAAGGTTCGCGACGAGGTCCCCCGGTGGTCCAACACCTGTTCGGGGCCCATTGACGCACTCCTGTTGTAAGTTCTCGGGGTGTCCCAGGACCTCGAACCCCGTCTGCTCCGCGCCTTCCTCGCGGTCGCCGCCGAACTGCACTTCACCCGGGCCGCCGCCCGGCTGTACGTCGCCCAGCAGGCGCTCAGCCGCGACATCCGGCGGCTGGAGCGGGCGGTGGGCTCCGAGTTGTTCGTCCGGACCACCCGGCAGGTGCGGCTCACGGCCGAGGGCGAGCGGCTGCTGCCCTACGCACGGCGGGTGCTGGACGCCCACGACGCCCTGGCCTCCGCCTTCGCCGATACAGAGCGCCCGCTGCTCGTCGACGTGGGCGCCCCGGTGGGGACGGCCCACCGGCTGCTCGGCGAGGCCCGCGGTGCGGCCCCCGGCCTGGAGTTCGTGGCCCGCTACCTCAGCGGGCTCACCGGCGCCGCCGCGGAGATCGTCGCCGGCCGGCTCGACGTCTCCTTCGGCAGGATCGCCGGGATCGACGCGGCGCTGCGCTCCGAACTGGCCCACGAGCCGGTGCGCTACGAGCGGATGGCCGTACTGCTCCACGACGCCCATCCGCTCGCGGCGCTCGACGCGGTGCCGGTGGACGCCCTGGCCGGGGAGACCCTGTACGCCGGCGCGGGCAACGCGGCCACCGCGGAGTGGACCGACCTCGCCGCCCGGCTCTTCGCCGGCCGCGGAATACGCATGGCCGCCCCCTTCCCCGAGATAGCCGGGCCGGAGGAGTTCGTGCGGGTGGTGCGCAAGCACGGCTGGTCGGTGCTGGCGAGCACCGAGTTCCTCCCGGTGCCGGGCATGGTCGTGCGGCCGCTCGTCGACCCCGTGCCGCTGTCGCCGGTCTCGCTGGTCCGGCGGCGCGGTCTGAGCCACCCCGGCCTCGGCGTCCTGCGTTCCGTCGCGGCCGAAATCGCCGCGTCGGAAGGGTGGCTGGACGTGCCGCCGGACGGCTGGCTGCCGGACGGCGACCGGGCCGCTATGGCGCGGAACACCTGACTCCGCGGCCCGGCCGTCAGCCGCGTGCGCTACATTCGTGGTCCGGGTGCAACGTGGTAGGGGGTGCTCGGCCCGGGTTTAGGGGGCCCGGTCCGACGGCAGGCGTCCGGTTCCGCCGGCGCTCCCACCTCTCCGTTCAGTGGGGGAAGAGCGTACAGCAGTGGAAAACAGGCCAGAAAAGTCCCGAATAGGGCACAGTCATGACCCCAATGAGGTCACGATCCAGATCGACAGCGTGGAGTTCAGGAACCTCCAGGCTGCCCGGATGAACCCCGGGACCCCTCAAGAAGACGCCGACGGGCCCGTGTTCGTCGACGAGAGCGGCCGTCGCAGCAAGAAGTTCCGTCGCATCGGATGGGTGCTGGCGCTCGTCTGCGCCGGCTATGCCGTAACCCTCGTGGTCGCCCTCATCGGCGGCAACTCCAACGCGCCGTCGCTCCTCATCCCCGGGCCGGCGGACGACAAGGCGGACACCGCCGAGGAGACCCCGGGGCCCTCCGAGGCCCCGTCGGCCCCAGCCGGTGCCGAGGTCGTCGCGGGCGTCCCCTCGCCCTCCGGCAGCCCGGCCGACGTGCCGCGGCAGCCCGCCGGGTCCGCCGGCGAGCCGGGCGGCGACCGGAGCGGCAGCCCGTCGGGCGCCTCCGGCAGCGGCGCGGCCACCACCGGCGGCGCCGGCACCGGCGGGGCGACGACCGACCCGAAGCCCACCGTGTCCACGGCACCGGGCGGCACGGGAGGCGCCGGGAACACCGGCGGCACGGGCGGCGAGGAGCCGCCGCCGGACCCGGTCGACCCCACACCCAGCGAGACCGCGACGGAAGAACCCACCGGCGAGCCGGTGGCACAGGGCCAGCAGCTGGCCGGGGAAGGTGCCGGCTAGATGACCGCCTCCAGCAGACGGGCCGTCCGGCGCAAGAAGAGTGCCAGGCGGTCCGCCGCTCGGCGCAGGCTTCCCATGCGCTATCTGCTGCCCTCGCTCTTCCTCGTCGCGCTCCTCGCGATGCTCATGCTGCGCGGCTATGTGCACAGCGAGATCCTCGCCGACCACCGTGTGCGCCCCCCGGCCTCCAACGGCCAGGTGCCCCAGCAGATACTGAACGGCGGGCCCGTCATCGACGCCCGAACCCCCGGCGAGCCCAAGGCGCTCAGCGTCCCGGACAAGAACCTGGTGCTGACCTTCGACGACGGGCCCGACCCGGTGTGGACGCCGAAGGTCCTCGACAAGCTGAAGCAGTACGACGCCCATGCGGTGTTCTTCGTGACCGGCACGATGGCCTCCCGCCATCCGGAACTGGTGCAGAGGATGGTCGCGGAGGGCCACGAACTCGGCCTGCACACCTTCAACCACCCCGATCTGGCGCTCCAGACGCAGAGCCGGATCGACTGGGAGCTCTCGCAGAACCAGCTGGCGCTCGCGGGCGCCGCCGGTATCCGCACCTCGCTGTTCCGGCCCCCGTACTCGTCCTTCTCGGCCGCCCTGGACGACAAGTCCTGGCCGGTCACCGAGTACATCGGCAGCCGCGGCTACATCACCGCGTTCAACGACACGGACAGCGAGGACTGGAAGCGCCCGGGCGTCGAGGCGATCATCAAGCGCGCCACTCCCGAGGGCACCAAGGGCTCCATCGTGCTGATGCACGACTCCGGCGGTGACCGCTCCCAGACCGTGGCCGCCCTCAGCCGCTTCCTGCCCGACATGGAGGAGCGCGGCTACCGGTTCGCGAACCTCACCGAGGCACTCGGCGCGCCCAGCGCCCACACGCCGGTCAGCGGACCGGAGCTGTGGAAGGGCAAGGCGTGGGTCGGCGCCGTCGCCGTCTCCGAGAGGACCACCTCGGCACTGACCGTCGGCCTCGCCGTGATCGGTGTGCTGGTCTTCCTCCGCTTCGGCCTGATGCTGCTGCTCTCCTTCGGCCACGCCCGCAAGGTGCGCCGCCGCCGCTTCCGATGGGGTCCGGCCGTCACCGAACCCGTGACGGTGCTGGTCCCCGCGTACAACGAGAAGGAGTGCATCGAGAACACGGTGCGCTCGCTGATGGAGAGCGACCACCCGATCGAGGTCATCGTCATCGACGACGGCTCGTCGGACGGGACCGCCGACATCGTCGACGACATGTGGCTGCCCAATGTCCGGGTCGTGCGCCAGGCCAACGCGGGCAAGCCGGAAGCCCTCAACAACGGCATCCGCAACGCCCGCCACGACATCATCGTGATGATGGACGGGGACACGGTCTTCGAGCCGTCCACCGTCCGCGAACTGGTCCAGCCCTTCGGCGATCCGCGCGTCGGCGCCGTCGCGGGCAACGCCAAGGTCGGTAACCGGGACAGCCTGATCGGTGCCTGGCAGCACATCGAGTACGTCATG is a window encoding:
- a CDS encoding LysR family transcriptional regulator, producing MSQDLEPRLLRAFLAVAAELHFTRAAARLYVAQQALSRDIRRLERAVGSELFVRTTRQVRLTAEGERLLPYARRVLDAHDALASAFADTERPLLVDVGAPVGTAHRLLGEARGAAPGLEFVARYLSGLTGAAAEIVAGRLDVSFGRIAGIDAALRSELAHEPVRYERMAVLLHDAHPLAALDAVPVDALAGETLYAGAGNAATAEWTDLAARLFAGRGIRMAAPFPEIAGPEEFVRVVRKHGWSVLASTEFLPVPGMVVRPLVDPVPLSPVSLVRRRGLSHPGLGVLRSVAAEIAASEGWLDVPPDGWLPDGDRAAMARNT
- a CDS encoding bifunctional polysaccharide deacetylase/glycosyltransferase family 2 protein produces the protein MRYLLPSLFLVALLAMLMLRGYVHSEILADHRVRPPASNGQVPQQILNGGPVIDARTPGEPKALSVPDKNLVLTFDDGPDPVWTPKVLDKLKQYDAHAVFFVTGTMASRHPELVQRMVAEGHELGLHTFNHPDLALQTQSRIDWELSQNQLALAGAAGIRTSLFRPPYSSFSAALDDKSWPVTEYIGSRGYITAFNDTDSEDWKRPGVEAIIKRATPEGTKGSIVLMHDSGGDRSQTVAALSRFLPDMEERGYRFANLTEALGAPSAHTPVSGPELWKGKAWVGAVAVSERTTSALTVGLAVIGVLVFLRFGLMLLLSFGHARKVRRRRFRWGPAVTEPVTVLVPAYNEKECIENTVRSLMESDHPIEVIVIDDGSSDGTADIVDDMWLPNVRVVRQANAGKPEALNNGIRNARHDIIVMMDGDTVFEPSTVRELVQPFGDPRVGAVAGNAKVGNRDSLIGAWQHIEYVMGFNLDRRMYDVLRCMPTIPGAVGAFRRQALERVGGMSDDTLAEDTDITMAIHRDGWRVVYAERARAWTEAPESVQQLWSQRYRWSYGTMQAIWKHRRSVIESGPSGRFGRVGLPLVSLFMVLFPLLAPLIDVFLLYGLVFGPTQKTVVAWLGVLAIQAVCAAYAFRLDKERMVHLISLPLQQLLYRQLMYVVLLQSWITALTGGRLRWQKLRRTGVVEAPGSIPTQRQGSDERRPVG